In one window of Agromyces badenianii DNA:
- the rplL gene encoding 50S ribosomal protein L7/L12: MAKLSTEELLEQFKGLTLIELSEFVKAFEETFEVTAAAPVAVAGPAAAGGGAAAEEAEEKDSFDVVLEAAGEKKIQVIKVVRELTSLGLGEAKAVVDGAPKAVLEGANKETAEKAKAALEEAGATVTLK, encoded by the coding sequence ATGGCGAAGCTGTCCACTGAAGAGCTGCTCGAGCAGTTCAAGGGCCTGACCCTCATCGAGCTCTCGGAGTTCGTCAAGGCATTCGAGGAGACCTTCGAGGTCACCGCGGCTGCCCCCGTCGCCGTTGCCGGCCCCGCTGCCGCAGGCGGCGGCGCTGCTGCTGAAGAGGCCGAGGAGAAGGACTCCTTCGACGTCGTGCTCGAGGCTGCAGGCGAGAAGAAGATCCAGGTCATCAAGGTCGTCCGCGAGCTCACCTCGCTCGGCCTCGGCGAGGCCAAGGCCGTCGTCGACGGTGCTCCCAAGGCCGTGCTCGAGGGCGCGAACAAGGAGACCGCCGAGAAGGCGAAGGCTGCCCTCGAGGAAGCCGGCGCAACCGTCACCCTCAAGTAA
- a CDS encoding MDR family MFS transporter, with amino-acid sequence MALASRNRAPKKSAPEKGSGTAASAELTESGMTHREVLTALSGLLLGMFVSMIASTVVGSSLPVIISDLGGDQSAFTWVVTATLLATTVSTPIWGKLADLFNRKLLLQLALVIFVVASALAGFSQDAGTLITMRVFQGLGAGGLAALSQIVMADIISPRERGKYAGLFGAVMAVATVGGPLLGGVITDTLGWRWNFFVGLPIAVAALILLQRTLHLPKRPKTKVSIDYFGIVLISAGVSLLLLWVTFAGNEFEWISAPSLLMVGAAALLLVVAVIVELKVKEPVIPLTLFKSRTFTLSVVASLSVGVAMFGTSVFLSQYMQLARGATPTESGLLTIPMMAGVLISSTIVGALISRHGKWKSFMIVGSVMLTAGVLLLSRLHYDTDFWYVGISMFVLGAGVGMVMQNLVLVVQNTTAVKNMGVATSAVTFFRSLGGTIGVSVMGSILGTAVAENIKTGIAGLPPEQQAEAVQSLGSGSIPQISALPDFMRVVVESAYGTGVGNVFLAAVPLAIITLIAVIFLPNADLGTQSAIQRAKAEQRSGSPLERELEQAGEELFEVAEGSVAVPVTAALPTVDADAGPKGGRA; translated from the coding sequence ATGGCACTCGCCTCGCGCAATCGCGCGCCCAAGAAGTCCGCACCGGAGAAGGGCTCCGGCACCGCGGCATCCGCTGAACTGACCGAAAGCGGCATGACCCACCGCGAGGTGCTCACCGCCCTCTCCGGCCTGCTGCTCGGCATGTTCGTCTCGATGATCGCCTCCACGGTCGTCGGCAGCTCGTTGCCCGTCATCATCTCCGACCTCGGCGGCGACCAGTCGGCGTTCACCTGGGTCGTCACGGCGACCCTGCTCGCCACGACGGTCTCCACGCCCATCTGGGGCAAGCTCGCCGACCTCTTCAACCGCAAGCTGCTGCTGCAGCTCGCCCTCGTGATCTTCGTCGTCGCCTCGGCGCTCGCCGGCTTCTCCCAAGATGCGGGCACCCTCATCACGATGCGCGTCTTCCAGGGGCTCGGCGCGGGTGGCCTCGCCGCCCTCAGCCAGATCGTGATGGCCGACATCATCAGCCCCCGCGAGCGCGGCAAGTACGCCGGTCTGTTCGGCGCGGTGATGGCCGTCGCGACCGTCGGCGGCCCTCTGCTCGGCGGCGTCATCACCGACACCCTCGGCTGGCGCTGGAACTTCTTCGTCGGACTGCCGATCGCGGTCGCCGCACTCATCCTGCTGCAGCGCACCCTCCACCTCCCGAAGCGGCCGAAGACCAAGGTCTCGATCGACTACTTCGGCATCGTGCTCATCTCGGCGGGCGTCTCGCTGCTGCTGCTGTGGGTCACCTTCGCGGGCAACGAGTTCGAGTGGATCTCCGCACCGAGCCTCCTCATGGTGGGCGCGGCCGCGCTGCTGCTCGTCGTCGCGGTCATCGTCGAACTGAAGGTGAAGGAGCCGGTGATTCCGCTCACGCTCTTCAAGAGCCGCACCTTCACCCTCTCGGTCGTCGCCTCGCTCTCGGTCGGCGTCGCGATGTTCGGCACCTCGGTGTTCCTCAGCCAGTACATGCAGCTCGCACGCGGCGCCACGCCGACCGAGTCGGGCCTGCTGACGATCCCGATGATGGCGGGCGTGCTCATCTCCTCCACCATCGTCGGCGCGCTCATCAGCCGTCACGGCAAGTGGAAGTCCTTCATGATCGTGGGCAGCGTGATGCTGACCGCCGGCGTGCTGCTGCTCTCGCGCCTGCACTACGACACCGACTTCTGGTACGTGGGCATCTCGATGTTCGTGCTCGGCGCCGGCGTCGGCATGGTCATGCAGAACCTCGTGCTCGTCGTGCAGAACACCACGGCGGTGAAGAACATGGGCGTCGCCACGAGCGCCGTCACCTTCTTCCGCAGCCTCGGCGGCACGATCGGCGTCTCGGTGATGGGCTCGATCCTCGGCACGGCCGTGGCCGAGAACATCAAGACCGGCATCGCCGGGCTCCCGCCCGAGCAGCAGGCCGAAGCGGTGCAGTCCCTCGGCTCCGGGTCGATCCCGCAGATCAGCGCACTGCCCGACTTCATGCGGGTCGTGGTCGAATCGGCCTACGGCACGGGTGTCGGCAACGTCTTCCTGGCCGCGGTTCCGCTCGCGATCATCACGCTCATCGCGGTGATCTTCCTTCCGAACGCCGACCTCGGCACGCAGAGCGCGATCCAGCGTGCGAAGGCCGAGCAGCGCTCGGGCTCCCCGCTCGAGCGCGAGCTCGAGCAGGCGGGCGAAGAGCTGTTCGAGGTGGCGGAGGGCTCCGTCGCGGTGCCCGTCACCGCGGCGCTGCCCACGGTCGACGCCGATGCGGGCCCGAAGGGCGGCCGCGCTTAA
- a CDS encoding MarR family winged helix-turn-helix transcriptional regulator, giving the protein MTQHELPTVLGDLVFVTHRLTRLAAAVTGSTESPAVWRTLGVLRDLGPMRLGELARVSRVTQPTMTKIVNALDERGWIRRIADSSDARAWLISADQRGLAALDAWRAELGRALAPTFADLDDTELDTLADAVEIVRARLERAGDAASTGVVA; this is encoded by the coding sequence ATGACGCAGCACGAACTCCCCACGGTGCTCGGAGACCTCGTCTTCGTGACCCACCGACTCACCCGCCTCGCCGCCGCCGTCACCGGAAGCACCGAGTCGCCCGCAGTGTGGCGCACACTCGGCGTGCTGCGCGACCTCGGGCCGATGCGCCTCGGCGAGCTCGCCCGGGTCAGCCGAGTCACCCAGCCGACCATGACGAAGATCGTGAACGCCCTCGACGAGCGGGGCTGGATCCGCCGCATCGCCGACTCGAGCGACGCCCGTGCCTGGCTCATCTCCGCCGACCAGCGAGGGCTCGCGGCGCTCGACGCCTGGCGCGCAGAGCTGGGCCGCGCCCTCGCCCCGACCTTCGCCGACCTCGACGACACCGAACTCGACACCCTCGCCGACGCCGTCGAGATCGTGCGCGCCCGCCTCGAGCGTGCGGGCGACGCCGCGAGCACCGGGGTCGTCGCGTGA
- a CDS encoding response regulator transcription factor — protein sequence MSMSTTPPPNRAPAIAKSDGSMVRVLVVDDEHSLTELLRMALKYEGWDVRTAGDGLSAVKIAREFRPDAIVLDIMLPDIDGLEVLQRVRADGTETPVLFLTAKDSLDDRIAGLTAGGDDYVTKPFSLEEVVARLRGLIRRSTLTLAQAKDPVLVVGDLTLDEDSYEVARGGTPIELTATEFELLRFLMRNPRRVLSKAQILDRVWSYDFGGKESVVELYISYLRKKIDAGREPMIHTVRGAGYMLKAAG from the coding sequence ATGAGCATGAGCACCACGCCACCACCGAACCGCGCGCCGGCGATCGCGAAGAGCGACGGTTCGATGGTGCGCGTGCTCGTGGTCGACGACGAGCACTCGCTCACCGAACTGCTCAGAATGGCCCTGAAGTACGAGGGGTGGGACGTGCGCACCGCGGGCGACGGCCTCTCGGCTGTGAAGATCGCCCGTGAGTTCCGCCCCGATGCGATCGTGCTCGACATCATGCTGCCCGACATCGACGGCCTCGAGGTGCTGCAGCGCGTTCGCGCCGACGGCACCGAGACACCCGTGCTCTTCCTCACCGCGAAGGATTCGCTCGACGACCGCATCGCCGGGCTCACCGCGGGCGGCGACGACTACGTCACCAAGCCGTTCAGCCTCGAGGAGGTCGTCGCTCGCCTGCGCGGCCTCATCCGTCGCTCGACCCTCACGCTCGCGCAGGCGAAGGACCCGGTGCTCGTCGTCGGCGACCTGACCCTCGACGAGGACTCCTATGAGGTGGCGCGCGGCGGCACCCCCATCGAGCTGACCGCCACCGAATTCGAGCTGCTGCGCTTCCTCATGCGCAACCCGCGGCGCGTGCTCTCGAAGGCGCAGATCCTCGACCGGGTCTGGTCGTACGACTTCGGCGGCAAGGAGTCGGTCGTCGAGCTCTACATCTCGTACCTGCGCAAGAAGATCGATGCTGGCCGCGAACCGATGATCCACACCGTTCGCGGCGCCGGCTACATGCTGAAGGCCGCCGGATGA
- a CDS encoding sensor histidine kinase: protein MTRPGDPGHAASARAARTASRTEPTHSDGDTPPAADAPTASPTASATAPAEGAERAEPPRRTPRTLRRRLLVILTTLLVAVSALVGVASIAVFHTSSVERLDVSLRSAADRATLAQEQSEAQGLPTDPAAVPDLFLRVPGQPAGTLAAIITPDDRVFASYIGASGAVPRLDAKARAALAEVPRDASLHSITVGAFGDYRALAVPVDQYTAVFALPLADVNAQTSQLAFTITAIALAGLAVALAAGWIVVTRALAPLARVTSTAQRVSELPLDRGEVDLTERVADVDERTEVGRLGGAFNRMLGHVASALSAREQSEQKVRRFVADASHELRTPLASIRGYAELTRMHGGELPPDVMHAIGRIESESVRMTELVEDLLLLARLDEGRELAARPVDLGRVVVEALGDAQAAGPDHEWEVRLPDAPVIVSGDESRLRQVVTNLLANARVHTPAGTAVVASLEHDGDDVVLTVDDDGPGIPPALADSLFERFARGDSSRSRVAGSTGLGLAIVRAVTLAHGGTVEVESEPGRTRFAVRLPAAPLPAVRPAPDVPAR, encoded by the coding sequence ATGACCCGGCCGGGCGATCCCGGCCACGCGGCCTCGGCCCGGGCGGCGCGCACGGCATCCCGCACCGAACCGACTCATTCGGACGGCGACACGCCCCCGGCCGCGGACGCGCCCACCGCCTCGCCCACTGCCTCGGCCACGGCCCCGGCCGAGGGCGCCGAGCGCGCCGAGCCGCCCCGACGCACACCGAGGACCCTTCGCCGCCGACTGCTCGTGATCCTCACGACACTGCTCGTGGCCGTCTCGGCGCTCGTGGGCGTCGCGAGCATCGCGGTGTTCCACACCTCCTCGGTCGAGCGACTCGACGTGAGCCTGCGCTCGGCGGCCGATCGCGCGACGCTCGCCCAGGAGCAGTCCGAGGCGCAGGGGCTGCCGACCGACCCCGCCGCAGTTCCCGACCTCTTCCTCAGGGTGCCCGGCCAGCCGGCGGGCACGCTCGCGGCGATCATCACGCCCGACGATCGCGTCTTCGCGAGCTACATCGGGGCGAGCGGAGCCGTGCCGCGGCTCGATGCGAAGGCGCGCGCCGCGCTCGCCGAAGTGCCCCGCGACGCTTCACTGCACAGCATCACGGTCGGAGCGTTCGGCGACTACCGCGCGCTCGCCGTTCCGGTCGATCAGTACACCGCGGTGTTCGCGCTGCCGCTCGCCGACGTCAACGCCCAGACCTCGCAGCTCGCCTTCACGATCACCGCGATCGCACTCGCCGGGCTCGCCGTCGCCCTCGCCGCCGGCTGGATCGTGGTCACCCGCGCCCTGGCCCCGCTCGCCCGGGTCACCTCGACGGCGCAGCGCGTCTCAGAGCTGCCGCTCGATCGCGGCGAGGTCGACCTCACCGAGCGGGTCGCCGACGTCGACGAGCGCACCGAGGTCGGCCGGCTCGGCGGTGCCTTCAACCGCATGCTCGGCCATGTGGCATCCGCCCTGTCGGCGCGTGAGCAGAGCGAGCAGAAGGTGCGACGCTTCGTCGCCGATGCCTCGCACGAGCTCCGGACCCCGCTCGCCTCGATCCGCGGCTACGCGGAGCTCACTCGGATGCACGGCGGAGAGCTGCCGCCCGACGTCATGCACGCGATCGGCCGAATCGAGTCGGAGTCGGTGCGCATGACCGAACTCGTCGAGGACCTGCTGCTGCTCGCCCGGCTCGATGAAGGGCGGGAACTGGCCGCGCGTCCCGTCGACCTCGGCCGAGTCGTGGTCGAGGCGCTCGGCGATGCGCAGGCCGCCGGCCCCGATCACGAGTGGGAGGTGCGACTGCCGGATGCCCCGGTGATCGTCAGCGGCGACGAGTCGCGGCTGCGCCAGGTCGTGACGAACCTGCTCGCGAACGCCCGCGTGCACACACCGGCCGGCACCGCCGTGGTGGCGTCGCTCGAGCACGATGGCGACGACGTGGTGCTCACGGTGGACGACGACGGTCCCGGCATCCCGCCGGCACTCGCCGACTCCCTCTTCGAGCGCTTCGCACGAGGTGACTCCTCGCGTTCGCGCGTTGCGGGCAGCACCGGTCTCGGACTCGCGATCGTGCGCGCGGTGACGCTGGCGCATGGCGGCACGGTCGAGGTCGAGAGTGAGCCCGGTCGTACGCGGTTCGCCGTGCGGCTGCCCGCCGCGCCGCTGCCCGCCGTGCGGCCTGCGCCCGACGTGCCCGCCCGGTAG
- a CDS encoding amidase domain-containing protein → MPHPVETRVFRRRRALIVGAIAAVLLVTGGATIAWSLGQGAGGPVTDEAADSASADERAAGDGADGTPVAELDTSSLSPGIAAQLTYAHKHWDDTESDTYGYLDENDCVNFTSQTLLARGWVEDEEWWFDESGDAYGHADAWISSTAMRDYLEEHPERATALTDAERASVKVGDVVQFDWDDSGDRDHTGVVTSVETDADGSVTILYAGHTDPTWDRSVDYAITELHPGGVAYYWSIPE, encoded by the coding sequence ATGCCCCATCCCGTCGAGACCCGTGTATTCCGCCGCCGTCGCGCTCTGATCGTCGGTGCGATCGCCGCCGTGCTGCTCGTGACCGGAGGGGCGACCATCGCGTGGTCGCTTGGGCAAGGGGCCGGCGGGCCCGTGACGGACGAAGCCGCCGACTCGGCGTCGGCCGACGAGCGTGCCGCGGGCGACGGCGCCGACGGCACCCCGGTCGCAGAGCTCGACACGAGTTCACTGAGCCCCGGCATCGCCGCGCAGCTCACCTACGCCCACAAGCACTGGGACGACACCGAGAGCGACACCTACGGCTACCTCGACGAGAACGACTGCGTCAACTTCACGAGCCAGACCCTGCTCGCGCGAGGGTGGGTCGAAGACGAGGAGTGGTGGTTCGACGAGTCGGGCGACGCCTACGGCCACGCCGACGCCTGGATCAGCTCGACGGCGATGCGCGACTACCTCGAGGAGCACCCCGAGCGGGCGACGGCGCTGACCGACGCCGAGCGCGCCTCGGTGAAGGTCGGCGACGTCGTGCAGTTCGACTGGGACGACTCGGGCGACCGCGACCACACCGGCGTCGTGACGTCGGTCGAGACGGATGCCGACGGCTCGGTCACGATCCTCTACGCCGGCCACACCGACCCGACCTGGGACCGATCGGTCGACTACGCGATCACCGAGCTGCACCCCGGCGGGGTCGCGTACTACTGGAGCATCCCCGAGTAG
- a CDS encoding RidA family protein: protein MEITHLNPDSLHSNPAFSQGVLVSGAHRTLHIGGQNGTDALGAIVPGGLGPQTEQALKNVLAVLAEVGADQRNVVRLAVYLAAGQSVDDGYAASARVWGPHPTALTVLIVAALGRPDALVELEATAVIE, encoded by the coding sequence ATGGAGATCACACACCTGAACCCCGATTCGCTGCACTCCAATCCGGCCTTCAGCCAGGGAGTGCTGGTGAGCGGCGCGCACCGCACCCTGCACATCGGCGGCCAGAACGGCACGGATGCCCTGGGTGCGATCGTTCCGGGCGGCCTCGGCCCGCAGACCGAGCAGGCACTGAAGAACGTGCTCGCCGTGCTCGCCGAGGTCGGTGCCGACCAGAGGAACGTGGTGCGACTGGCGGTGTACCTGGCGGCGGGGCAATCGGTCGACGACGGGTACGCCGCGTCGGCGCGCGTGTGGGGGCCGCATCCGACCGCACTGACAGTGCTGATCGTCGCCGCGCTCGGCCGACCCGACGCCCTCGTCGAACTCGAGGCGACCGCGGTCATCGAGTGA
- a CDS encoding MarR family winged helix-turn-helix transcriptional regulator, producing MTAEPALDDRAANDGSSAASSDASSAIAAVELQFGRLFHRVRANWKLYASKLHPDLPPLGYKVVSTLAARGPAHAGALAEELHVDKSVLSRQIRMLEELELIESHVDEHDARARVLAATPEAAARVAEIRAESQAELYERLATWEPHEIRQFAELLGRLSD from the coding sequence ATGACCGCCGAACCCGCGCTCGACGACCGGGCCGCGAACGATGGCTCGAGCGCCGCTTCGAGCGACGCCTCGAGCGCCATCGCCGCCGTCGAGCTGCAGTTCGGCCGGCTCTTCCACCGGGTGCGCGCGAACTGGAAGCTCTACGCCTCCAAGCTGCATCCCGATCTGCCCCCGCTCGGCTACAAGGTCGTCTCGACGCTCGCCGCGAGGGGGCCCGCACATGCGGGCGCCCTCGCCGAGGAACTGCACGTCGACAAGAGCGTGTTGAGCCGCCAGATCCGCATGCTCGAAGAACTCGAGCTCATCGAGTCGCACGTCGACGAACACGATGCCCGCGCGCGGGTGCTCGCCGCGACGCCCGAGGCGGCCGCACGGGTGGCCGAGATCCGGGCGGAGAGCCAGGCGGAGCTCTACGAGCGGCTCGCCACCTGGGAGCCGCACGAGATCCGGCAGTTCGCCGAACTGCTCGGCCGCCTCAGCGACTGA
- a CDS encoding alpha/beta fold hydrolase has product MEPEDQIVRYTEHGGASIAWSAVGRGPPLVIGGWWSSHLELDWRNAGFRRFVGSLARHRTVIRYDRPGTGLSDRDAPPARSLDEELTTLEELVAEATPGAAPIALFGASSGGGVASLFAARHPERVERLVLYGAYARGVDLAPPEARAAMLAIIDRHWGLGSRVLAELFLPDATAEERAEFVEFQRRSASREVALASLRAVYDFDATEHLGEVLAPALVLHRRDDRAIPFALGKDLAGRIRNARFVALDGVDHFPWRGDSRGVVRETLAFLGVPAEAAEAAEAGSASGAVSAVSAVSGPTRLTDREREVLRLVAAGRTDAEIAAHLVLSPHTVHRHIANIRTKLGVPSRAAAAALALRNGLI; this is encoded by the coding sequence GTGGAACCCGAGGACCAGATCGTCCGCTACACGGAGCACGGCGGGGCGTCCATCGCGTGGTCGGCCGTCGGCCGGGGCCCGCCGCTCGTCATCGGCGGCTGGTGGTCGAGCCACCTCGAGCTCGACTGGCGCAACGCCGGGTTCCGACGCTTCGTCGGGTCGCTCGCCCGGCATCGCACCGTCATCCGCTACGACCGGCCTGGCACGGGACTCTCCGATCGTGACGCGCCGCCCGCCCGCTCGCTCGATGAGGAGCTCACCACCCTCGAGGAGCTCGTCGCGGAGGCGACGCCGGGGGCCGCACCGATCGCGCTCTTCGGTGCATCCTCGGGCGGGGGAGTCGCGTCGCTCTTCGCCGCGCGGCATCCCGAACGTGTCGAGCGACTCGTCTTGTACGGCGCCTACGCCCGCGGCGTCGACCTCGCGCCGCCCGAGGCGCGAGCGGCGATGCTCGCGATCATCGACCGGCACTGGGGGCTCGGCTCGCGCGTGCTCGCCGAGCTGTTCCTGCCCGACGCGACCGCAGAGGAGCGCGCCGAGTTCGTCGAGTTCCAGCGACGATCGGCATCACGCGAGGTCGCCCTCGCCTCCCTCCGCGCCGTCTACGACTTCGACGCGACCGAGCATCTCGGCGAGGTGCTCGCGCCCGCGCTCGTGCTGCACCGCCGCGACGATCGCGCCATCCCGTTCGCCCTCGGCAAGGATCTGGCCGGCCGCATCCGCAATGCCCGGTTCGTCGCGCTCGACGGCGTCGATCACTTCCCGTGGCGGGGCGACTCGCGCGGGGTCGTGCGCGAGACCCTCGCCTTCCTCGGTGTTCCGGCCGAGGCGGCTGAGGCGGCCGAGGCCGGGAGCGCGTCGGGCGCGGTGAGCGCGGTGAGCGCGGTGAGCGGGCCGACCCGGCTCACCGACCGCGAGCGCGAGGTGCTGCGGCTCGTCGCCGCCGGTCGGACCGACGCTGAGATCGCCGCGCACCTCGTGCTCTCGCCGCACACCGTGCATCGGCACATCGCCAACATCCGTACGAAGCTCGGCGTGCCGTCGCGCGCCGCGGCCGCGGCACTGGCGCTTCGCAACGGCCTCATCTGA
- a CDS encoding DUF805 domain-containing protein, which translates to MTVNISAAPLSAPLYGASFGQAISRFFKKYATFSGRASRSEFWWWFLINTIVAGVLYGIAAAAGAAGSTVSDNGMIVPGPGFAVAVIPYSIWALATFIPWLALAWRRLHDTNRSGGWYFIGLVPFIGGIILLVFFLLPSDPAGARFDR; encoded by the coding sequence ATGACCGTCAACATCTCAGCAGCTCCCCTGTCAGCACCGCTCTACGGAGCATCCTTCGGGCAGGCGATCAGCAGGTTCTTCAAGAAGTACGCCACGTTCTCGGGCCGAGCCAGCCGCAGCGAGTTCTGGTGGTGGTTCCTCATCAACACGATCGTCGCGGGCGTGCTCTACGGCATCGCAGCCGCGGCCGGGGCCGCGGGCTCGACCGTCTCGGACAACGGCATGATCGTGCCGGGCCCGGGGTTCGCAGTCGCCGTGATCCCCTATTCGATCTGGGCGCTCGCGACGTTCATTCCGTGGCTGGCCCTCGCCTGGCGTCGCCTGCACGACACGAACCGCTCGGGCGGGTGGTACTTCATCGGCCTCGTGCCGTTCATCGGCGGCATCATCCTGCTCGTGTTCTTCCTGCTGCCCTCCGACCCGGCGGGCGCGCGCTTCGACCGCTGA
- a CDS encoding sugar phosphate isomerase/epimerase family protein, whose product MSDQQHAGETDAAASATRPVTLFTGQWADLPFAEVARLAAEWGYDGLEIACSGDHLDLKLAEEEPGYLDERREILKRHGLQVHAISNHLTGQAVCDDPIDFRHEAIVRSYTWGDGDAEGVRQRAADDMKRAARVARSLGVDTVVGFTGSAIWPFVAMFPPVPGSVIDAGYEDFATRWNPILDVFDAEGVRFAHEVHPGEIAYDYWSSVRALEAIGHREAFGFNWDPSHMMWQQIDPVGFILDFQDRIYHVDCKDIRLRPANGRAGVLGSHLPWGDPRRGWDFVSTGHGDVPWEDSFRALDAIGYTGPISVEWEDAGMDRLHGAAEAVGFIRSLLWPKPTASFDAAFSNQ is encoded by the coding sequence ATGAGCGACCAGCAGCACGCGGGCGAGACGGATGCCGCGGCATCCGCGACCCGGCCCGTCACCCTCTTCACCGGTCAGTGGGCAGACCTGCCCTTCGCGGAGGTCGCGCGCCTCGCCGCGGAGTGGGGCTACGACGGCCTCGAGATCGCCTGCTCTGGAGACCACCTCGACCTGAAGCTCGCCGAGGAGGAGCCCGGCTACCTCGACGAACGGCGCGAGATCCTGAAGCGCCACGGCTTGCAGGTGCACGCGATCTCCAACCACCTCACGGGCCAGGCCGTGTGCGACGACCCCATCGACTTCCGGCACGAGGCCATCGTGCGGTCCTACACGTGGGGCGACGGAGACGCCGAGGGGGTCAGGCAGCGTGCCGCCGACGACATGAAGCGGGCGGCGAGGGTCGCCCGGTCGCTCGGCGTCGACACGGTGGTCGGGTTCACCGGCTCGGCCATCTGGCCGTTCGTGGCGATGTTCCCGCCCGTGCCCGGCTCGGTGATCGATGCCGGATACGAGGACTTCGCGACGCGGTGGAACCCCATCCTCGACGTGTTCGACGCCGAGGGCGTGCGGTTCGCGCACGAGGTGCACCCGGGCGAGATCGCCTACGACTACTGGAGCTCGGTGCGCGCACTCGAGGCGATCGGCCATCGGGAGGCCTTCGGCTTCAACTGGGATCCCTCGCACATGATGTGGCAGCAGATCGACCCGGTGGGATTCATCCTCGACTTCCAGGACCGCATCTACCACGTCGACTGCAAGGACATTCGCTTGCGTCCGGCCAACGGCCGGGCGGGCGTGCTCGGCTCGCACCTGCCGTGGGGCGACCCGCGCCGCGGCTGGGACTTCGTCTCCACCGGTCACGGCGACGTGCCGTGGGAGGATTCCTTCCGCGCGCTCGATGCGATCGGCTACACGGGGCCGATCTCGGTCGAGTGGGAGGATGCCGGCATGGACCGCCTGCACGGCGCGGCCGAGGCGGTCGGATTCATCCGCTCGCTGCTCTGGCCGAAGCCGACCGCGTCGTTCGACGCGGCGTTCTCGAACCAGTAG
- the rplJ gene encoding 50S ribosomal protein L10 yields MANKEASVAELTNLFESSTAVLLTEYRGLTVAQLKTLRKSISEDASYAVVKNTLTKIAANKAGISSFDDELAGPSAIAFVHGDPVAVAKALRDFAKANPLLVVKGGYFDGKPLTAEEVGKLADLESREVLLAKLAGAFKASLFGAAYLFNAPLSKAVRTVDALREKQESAA; encoded by the coding sequence ATGGCGAACAAGGAAGCCTCGGTTGCCGAACTCACGAACCTGTTCGAGAGCTCGACCGCCGTTCTGCTGACCGAATACCGCGGCCTCACTGTTGCCCAGCTCAAGACGCTGCGCAAGTCCATCAGTGAGGACGCGAGCTACGCCGTGGTGAAGAACACGCTGACCAAGATCGCAGCGAACAAGGCCGGAATCTCGTCGTTCGACGACGAGCTCGCCGGTCCGTCCGCGATCGCATTCGTGCACGGTGACCCGGTCGCCGTCGCGAAGGCCCTGCGTGACTTCGCCAAGGCGAACCCCCTCCTCGTGGTCAAGGGCGGCTATTTCGATGGCAAGCCCCTGACCGCAGAAGAGGTAGGCAAGCTCGCCGACCTCGAGTCCCGCGAAGTGCTGCTGGCGAAGCTCGCCGGTGCCTTCAAGGCCTCGCTGTTCGGAGCCGCATATCTGTTCAACGCACCGCTGTCGAAGGCCGTTCGCACGGTCGACGCGCTGCGTGAGAAGCAGGAGTCCGCTGCGTAG